A part of Bosea sp. (in: a-proteobacteria) genomic DNA contains:
- a CDS encoding TIGR03862 family flavoprotein, producing the protein MIGAGPAGLIAAETLARAGLSVTVHERMPSVARKFLMAGRGGLNLTHSEPMERFAGRYGEAADWVAPLLAGYPPAALIAWSEGLGQPTFVGSSGRVFPQGFKTSPLLRAWLSRLDALGVRIVTRSEWRGWTAAGALRLAGPEGETQARPDVVILAMGGASWPRLGSNGAWAPLLSEQGIAVVPLRPANVGVRIGWSSVLRERFHGEPLKRIALTHQGRTLRGEAVLTRDGLEGGVVYALGAAIRAALDGAPTTTLTIDLRPDIALDALALRLDGPRGGASMATILRKRAGLSPVAAGLVREAGPLPAGPSALARRIKAAAFAVTGLSAFDRAISSAGGVSRAELDERLMLRARPGIFAAGEMLDWEAPTGGYLLQASFASGVAAAHGALAWLGRPLEA; encoded by the coding sequence ATGCCCTCGGTCGCCCGCAAGTTCCTGATGGCCGGGCGCGGCGGCCTCAACCTCACCCATTCCGAGCCGATGGAAAGATTTGCCGGCCGTTATGGCGAGGCGGCGGACTGGGTCGCCCCGCTGCTCGCCGGATATCCCCCGGCCGCGCTCATCGCGTGGTCGGAGGGGCTGGGCCAACCCACCTTCGTCGGCTCATCGGGGCGCGTCTTTCCGCAGGGCTTCAAGACCTCGCCCCTGCTGCGCGCCTGGCTGTCGCGGCTCGACGCGCTCGGCGTGCGTATCGTGACCCGCTCGGAATGGCGTGGCTGGACCGCTGCCGGCGCGCTGCGCCTCGCCGGCCCCGAAGGCGAGACGCAGGCGCGTCCGGATGTCGTGATCCTGGCCATGGGCGGTGCGAGCTGGCCACGGCTGGGCTCCAATGGCGCCTGGGCGCCGCTGCTGAGCGAGCAGGGCATTGCGGTCGTCCCGCTCAGGCCTGCCAATGTCGGTGTCAGGATCGGCTGGTCGTCCGTGCTGCGCGAGCGGTTCCACGGCGAGCCGCTCAAGCGCATCGCGCTCACCCATCAAGGCCGCACGCTGCGCGGCGAGGCGGTGCTGACGCGGGACGGGCTCGAGGGCGGTGTGGTCTATGCGCTCGGGGCGGCCATCCGCGCGGCGCTTGACGGCGCCCCCACCACGACGCTCACCATCGATCTGAGGCCCGACATCGCGCTCGATGCGCTGGCGCTCAGGCTTGATGGCCCGCGCGGCGGGGCCTCGATGGCGACGATCCTGCGCAAGCGCGCCGGCCTGTCGCCCGTGGCGGCAGGCCTCGTGCGGGAGGCGGGACCCTTGCCCGCCGGGCCCAGCGCGCTGGCGCGGCGCATCAAGGCCGCCGCCTTTGCGGTAACCGGCTTGTCCGCCTTCGATCGTGCGATCTCGTCGGCCGGGGGCGTCAGCCGCGCGGAACTCGATGAACGCCTGATGCTGAGAGCCAGGCCCGGCATCTTCGCCGCCGGCGAGATGCTGGACTGGGAAGCCCCGACGGGGGGCTATCTGCTTCAGGCCAGCTTCGCCAGCGGCGTCGCCGCCGCGCATGGGGCGCTGGCCTGGCTTGGCAGGCCGCTCGAAGCGTGA
- the infA gene encoding translation initiation factor IF-1, whose protein sequence is MAKEELLEFDGTVAEVLPDGHFRVKLDNDHIVLAYAAGKMKKNRIRTIAGDRVVVEMSPYDLDRGRINFRQKTAAVGAPAGGNRRPPPRRR, encoded by the coding sequence ATGGCAAAGGAAGAGCTGCTCGAGTTTGATGGAACTGTCGCTGAAGTGCTGCCGGACGGCCATTTCCGCGTCAAGCTGGACAATGACCACATCGTGCTGGCCTATGCCGCCGGCAAGATGAAGAAGAACCGCATCCGCACCATTGCGGGGGATCGCGTCGTCGTGGAAATGTCGCCCTACGATCTCGATCGCGGCCGGATCAACTTCCGGCAGAAGACCGCAGCTGTGGGCGCGCCCGCTGGCGGCAATCGGCGGCCTCCGCCGCGCCGGCGCTGA
- a CDS encoding 2'-deoxycytidine 5'-triphosphate deaminase, translating into MTPILPGIQSDETIAAMIASGVVRTGVPPVEGQIQPSSLELRLGRRAWRVRASFLPGRERLLRQRLDQLALHEIDLTAGAVLETGCVYIAELLESLALPAGLAASANPKSSTGRLDVFTRVITDRSREFDVVEEGYHGPLYIEISPRTFPILARTGSRLSQIRFRAGGARLDDAELAELHGRETLVASAEPNIQGGVAVSVDLSGFDGVIGYRARRHTGLIDVDRVGAYRVAEFWDRLDADGSGSLILDPGQFYILASKEAVHVPPDYACEMMPFDALVGEFRVHYAGFFDPGFGHAGAGGAGARAVLEVRSRDVPFILEDGQVVGRLVYERMARRPRALYGADLKSNYQGQSLKLSKHFSG; encoded by the coding sequence ATGACGCCGATCCTGCCCGGCATCCAGTCCGACGAGACGATCGCGGCCATGATCGCCTCGGGCGTGGTCCGCACCGGCGTGCCGCCCGTGGAAGGGCAGATCCAGCCCTCCAGCCTCGAACTGAGGCTGGGCCGCCGCGCCTGGCGGGTGCGGGCCAGCTTCCTGCCCGGCCGTGAACGGCTGCTGCGCCAGCGCCTCGACCAGTTGGCGCTGCACGAGATCGACCTCACCGCCGGGGCCGTGCTCGAGACCGGCTGCGTCTACATCGCCGAACTGCTCGAAAGCCTCGCGCTGCCGGCAGGGCTTGCGGCCTCGGCCAATCCGAAAAGCTCGACCGGCCGCCTTGATGTGTTCACGCGCGTCATCACCGACCGCTCGCGCGAGTTCGACGTGGTCGAGGAAGGCTATCACGGGCCGCTCTACATCGAGATCAGCCCGCGCACCTTCCCCATCCTGGCGCGCACCGGCTCGCGGCTGAGCCAGATCCGCTTCAGGGCAGGGGGCGCGCGGCTTGACGACGCGGAGCTGGCCGAACTGCACGGCCGCGAGACGCTTGTGGCCTCGGCCGAGCCCAACATCCAGGGCGGCGTGGCGGTCAGCGTGGACCTGTCCGGCTTCGACGGCGTGATCGGCTACCGCGCCAGGCGCCATACGGGGCTGATCGATGTCGACCGGGTCGGCGCCTATCGCGTGGCCGAGTTCTGGGACAGGCTCGATGCCGACGGCTCGGGCTCGCTGATCCTCGATCCGGGCCAGTTCTACATCCTGGCCTCGAAGGAGGCGGTGCATGTGCCGCCCGACTATGCCTGCGAGATGATGCCGTTCGACGCGCTGGTGGGCGAGTTCCGCGTGCACTATGCCGGTTTCTTCGATCCGGGCTTCGGCCATGCCGGCGCGGGCGGGGCCGGGGCGCGGGCGGTGCTGGAAGTGCGCTCGCGCGATGTGCCGTTCATCCTCGAGGACGGGCAGGTGGTGGGCCGGCTGGTCTATGAGCGCATGGCGCGCCGGCCAAGGGCGCTGTACGGCGCGGACCTCAAGTCGAACTATCAGGGCCAGTCGCTCAAGCTCTCCAAGCATTTCAGCGGCTGA
- a CDS encoding CDP-alcohol phosphatidyltransferase family protein, with amino-acid sequence MLDGIMRRIIDPPLLEMGRALARRGVTADAVTLLGLACGVGCAAAIWLRLDLLALVLLGLGRFCDGLDGAIAEARRRTDRGGFLDIVCDFAFYGAVPLAFALRDPALNALPAAVLLASFYLNGATFLAYAALAAKRGLETTSRGHKSLYFTAGLAEGSETILVFVAMLLAPDWFCVLAYAFAPLVLATAISRSLIAWATFRD; translated from the coding sequence ATGCTCGACGGCATCATGCGGCGCATCATCGATCCTCCGCTTCTTGAGATGGGACGCGCGCTGGCGCGGCGCGGCGTCACCGCCGATGCCGTGACGCTTCTGGGCCTCGCCTGCGGGGTGGGCTGCGCGGCGGCGATCTGGCTGCGGCTCGACCTTCTGGCGCTGGTTCTGCTCGGGCTCGGCCGCTTCTGCGACGGGCTGGACGGAGCCATCGCCGAGGCGCGCCGCCGCACCGATCGGGGCGGCTTCCTCGACATCGTCTGCGACTTCGCCTTCTACGGTGCGGTGCCGCTGGCCTTCGCGCTGCGGGACCCGGCCCTCAACGCCCTGCCGGCGGCGGTGCTGCTCGCCAGCTTCTACCTCAACGGCGCGACATTCCTCGCCTATGCGGCGCTTGCCGCGAAGCGCGGCCTCGAGACGACGAGCCGCGGGCACAAGAGCCTGTATTTTACCGCCGGCCTGGCGGAGGGATCGGAGACCATCCTCGTCTTCGTCGCCATGCTGCTCGCGCCTGACTGGTTCTGCGTGCTGGCCTATGCCTTTGCCCCGCTGGTGCTCGCCACAGCGATCAGCCGCAGCCTGATCGCCTGGGCGACGTTCCGCGATTGA
- the apaG gene encoding Co2+/Mg2+ efflux protein ApaG, translating to MYNATTRGVHISVTPEFMETESSPADQRFFWAYTIEIVNNAAETVQLVSRHWRITDGNGQLHEVKGPGVVGEQPVLRAGERFRYTSGCPLATPHGSMTGTFEMLMEDGGRFDAVIPPFPLQSPHARVTLH from the coding sequence ATGTACAACGCCACGACGCGGGGCGTTCACATCTCTGTGACGCCCGAATTCATGGAGACGGAATCGTCCCCGGCCGATCAGCGCTTTTTCTGGGCCTACACCATCGAGATCGTGAACAACGCCGCCGAAACGGTGCAGCTCGTCTCGCGGCACTGGCGCATCACCGATGGCAACGGCCAGCTTCACGAGGTGAAGGGGCCGGGCGTGGTCGGGGAGCAGCCTGTGCTGCGCGCGGGCGAGCGCTTCCGCTACACCTCCGGCTGTCCGCTGGCCACGCCGCATGGCTCGATGACCGGCACCTTCGAGATGCTGATGGAGGATGGCGGCCGCTTCGATGCCGTGATCCCGCCATTCCCGCTGCAGAGCCCGCACGCCCGCGTCACGCTGCACTGA
- a CDS encoding c-type cytochrome, with protein sequence MPRLLAAALALAVSAAWPLPMSAQELRGHGGPVRAVAVSPDGAFAITGSFDQSVILWRLRAGVAEAVLRFHEGSVNAALALADGRFASAGEDGRIAIWRVGQAAPDRIVTGHSAPVAALALSPDGGVIGSASWDGTARLTPLGGGEARVLEGHRGQVNGIAFLPGGGVVTAGYDATLRFWTADGAPARIVTLPAVLNSVVAAPDGEAAVAGADGRLRFVGADGAAGAELAIAETPLVALSITRDGSALATGGIRGNVSIIDRRSKTVRANLVGPGLPVWSLAFTPDGAEVLSGGADRLVRRWNASTGEHIGAVVPRAGADPLEAFRGERGAQVFRACAACHTLTPDDGARAGPTLHGVMGRRIGTAPGYAFSPALQQMDIIWSRETIARLFEIGPNAMTPGTKMPEQVIISAEDRKALVDWLEKVTR encoded by the coding sequence ATGCCTCGTCTGCTCGCCGCTGCTCTCGCCCTCGCCGTCTCCGCCGCCTGGCCCCTCCCGATGAGCGCGCAGGAGCTGCGTGGCCATGGCGGTCCTGTCAGGGCCGTGGCCGTCTCGCCCGATGGCGCGTTCGCCATCACGGGCTCGTTCGACCAGTCCGTGATCCTGTGGCGGCTGCGGGCGGGCGTGGCCGAGGCGGTGCTGCGGTTCCACGAGGGCTCGGTGAACGCCGCCCTTGCGCTGGCCGACGGCCGCTTCGCCAGCGCCGGGGAGGATGGGCGCATCGCCATCTGGCGCGTCGGCCAGGCCGCGCCGGATCGCATCGTCACCGGCCATTCCGCGCCTGTCGCGGCGCTTGCCCTTTCCCCGGATGGCGGCGTCATCGGCTCCGCCTCCTGGGACGGCACGGCGCGGCTCACCCCGCTTGGCGGCGGCGAGGCGCGGGTGCTTGAGGGGCATCGCGGCCAGGTCAACGGCATCGCCTTCCTGCCGGGCGGCGGCGTCGTCACGGCGGGCTATGACGCGACGCTGCGCTTCTGGACCGCCGATGGCGCGCCGGCGCGCATCGTCACCTTGCCAGCCGTGCTCAACAGCGTTGTCGCCGCGCCCGATGGCGAGGCTGCGGTGGCGGGCGCCGATGGCCGCCTGCGCTTCGTCGGCGCCGATGGCGCGGCCGGCGCCGAACTCGCCATCGCCGAGACCCCGCTCGTGGCGCTGTCCATCACGCGCGACGGCTCAGCCCTGGCCACCGGCGGCATCAGGGGCAATGTCTCCATCATCGATCGCCGCTCGAAGACGGTGCGCGCCAATCTGGTCGGGCCGGGGCTGCCGGTCTGGTCGCTCGCCTTCACGCCGGATGGCGCGGAGGTGCTCTCGGGCGGGGCCGACCGGCTTGTGCGCCGCTGGAACGCGAGCACCGGCGAGCATATCGGCGCGGTGGTGCCGCGCGCTGGCGCCGATCCGCTCGAGGCTTTCCGGGGCGAGCGCGGCGCGCAGGTGTTTCGCGCCTGCGCCGCCTGCCACACCCTGACGCCCGATGACGGCGCGCGGGCCGGGCCCACCCTGCACGGTGTCATGGGCCGCCGCATCGGTACAGCGCCGGGCTACGCCTTCTCGCCTGCGTTGCAGCAGATGGACATCATCTGGAGCCGCGAGACCATCGCGCGCCTGTTCGAGATCGGGCCCAACGCCATGACGCCCGGCACCAAGATGCCCGAGCAGGTCATCATCTCCGCCGAGGACCGCAAGGCGCTGGTGGACTGGCTGGAGAAGGTGACGCGCTGA